From one Tsukamurella tyrosinosolvens genomic stretch:
- a CDS encoding DUF3180 domain-containing protein, with protein MSGPSNGPDREPEEPGGPTVRATGWVELVVIVLGVGLGSYLLVRNVVPVVPVWAGALLYGVAAADLYIAQLVRSRLSRGEVGWGPGRIHPIAVARAVALAKASAYLGAVALGFFGGMLVFLLTEGASLTATHADRPGAWIGAAGAVLLLAAALWLERCCRTPDDPDDQPADTSPA; from the coding sequence GTGAGCGGACCGTCGAACGGACCGGACCGCGAGCCCGAGGAGCCGGGCGGCCCGACGGTGCGCGCGACCGGCTGGGTCGAGCTGGTGGTGATCGTGCTGGGCGTGGGCCTCGGCTCGTACCTCCTCGTGCGCAACGTCGTGCCGGTGGTCCCCGTGTGGGCGGGGGCGCTGCTGTACGGCGTCGCCGCGGCGGACCTGTACATCGCGCAGCTCGTGCGCTCGCGGCTGAGCCGCGGCGAGGTCGGCTGGGGGCCCGGGCGGATCCACCCGATCGCGGTCGCCCGCGCCGTGGCGCTCGCCAAGGCGTCCGCCTACCTCGGGGCCGTGGCCCTGGGCTTCTTCGGCGGCATGCTCGTCTTCCTCCTCACCGAGGGCGCGAGCCTGACCGCCACCCACGCCGACCGTCCGGGCGCGTGGATCGGCGCCGCCGGCGCGGTCCTGCTCCTGGCCGCCGCGCTGTGGCTCGAGCGTTGCTGTCGCACACCCGACGATCCCGACGACCAGCCCGCTGACACATCGCCAGCCTGA
- the folB gene encoding dihydroneopterin aldolase: MADRIELTGLRVRGNHGVFEHERRDGQEFVVDLVLWVDSRPAAASDDLNDTVDYGALAQRAHDIVAGEPRNLIETVAAEIADDIAADEKVYAVEVTVHKPSAPIPLSFADVAVIARRSRSGARSVP, from the coding sequence ATGGCGGACCGGATCGAGCTCACCGGCCTGCGGGTGCGGGGCAACCACGGCGTCTTCGAGCACGAGCGCCGCGACGGGCAGGAGTTCGTCGTCGATCTCGTGCTGTGGGTCGACTCGCGGCCCGCGGCGGCGTCCGACGACCTGAACGACACCGTCGACTACGGGGCGCTCGCGCAGCGCGCCCACGACATCGTCGCGGGGGAGCCGCGCAACCTCATCGAGACCGTCGCCGCGGAGATCGCCGACGACATCGCGGCCGACGAGAAGGTGTACGCCGTCGAGGTCACGGTGCACAAGCCGTCCGCCCCGATCCCGTTGTCGTTCGCCGACGTCGCGGTGATCGCCCGACGGTCCCGCTCCGGCGCGCGGAGTGTGCCGTGA
- the folK gene encoding 2-amino-4-hydroxy-6-hydroxymethyldihydropteridine diphosphokinase: MSRAVLSLGANLGAADVAVRAAIDALGPALVRASALYRTPPWGGVEQDDFVNATVLVDDPARDAAGWLAFAREREAAAQRVRDVRWGPRTLDVDVIAVWEGDEPVLSDDPELTLPHPRAHERAFVLVPWRDADPAAQLPGRGTVDDLLRALPADETAEVTRL; this comes from the coding sequence GTGAGCCGCGCCGTCCTCTCGCTCGGCGCGAATCTCGGCGCCGCGGACGTCGCCGTCCGCGCGGCCATCGACGCCCTCGGCCCGGCGCTGGTCCGCGCTTCGGCGCTGTACCGCACCCCGCCGTGGGGCGGCGTCGAGCAGGACGACTTCGTCAACGCGACCGTCCTCGTCGATGACCCGGCCCGCGACGCCGCCGGCTGGCTCGCCTTCGCCCGCGAGCGGGAGGCCGCGGCGCAGCGCGTCCGCGACGTCCGGTGGGGGCCGCGCACGCTGGACGTCGATGTCATCGCCGTGTGGGAGGGCGACGAGCCCGTGCTCTCCGACGATCCCGAGCTGACCCTGCCGCACCCCCGCGCACACGAGCGCGCCTTCGTGCTCGTCCCCTGGCGGGACGCCGACCCGGCGGCGCAGCTGCCCGGGCGCGGCACCGTCGACGACCTGCTGCGGGCCCTGCCCGCCGACGAGACCGCGGAGGTGACGCGCCTGTGA
- the folP gene encoding dihydropteroate synthase, whose translation MGVVNVTADSFSDGGRYLDPGAAVARARDLVADGAAIVDVGGESTRPGAHRVPADVERDRVVPVISALAAEGIAVSVDTMRASVAAAALDAGAAIVNDVSGGRADPDMTRVVADSDAPWILMHWRPSPGAPGPMWAGIHHEITEYDDVVAEVRDELLHQADAAIAAGIAPERIVLDPGLGFAKNATHNWALLRGLPTLQDTGFRVLVGASRKRFLGELLGGREPAGREVATAAVSALAAQAGVWGVRVHDVRSTADAIAVTEAWTKGGA comes from the coding sequence ATGGGCGTCGTCAACGTCACCGCCGACTCCTTCTCCGACGGGGGCCGCTACCTCGACCCCGGGGCCGCCGTCGCGCGGGCGCGGGACCTCGTCGCCGACGGTGCCGCGATCGTGGACGTGGGCGGGGAGTCGACCCGGCCCGGCGCGCACCGCGTGCCCGCCGACGTCGAGCGGGACCGCGTGGTGCCCGTGATCTCGGCGCTCGCCGCCGAGGGGATCGCCGTCTCCGTCGACACCATGCGTGCCTCCGTGGCCGCCGCCGCGCTCGACGCGGGCGCCGCGATCGTCAACGACGTCTCCGGCGGCCGGGCCGATCCGGACATGACCCGCGTCGTCGCCGACTCGGACGCCCCGTGGATCCTCATGCACTGGCGGCCCTCGCCCGGCGCGCCGGGACCGATGTGGGCCGGCATCCACCACGAGATCACCGAGTACGACGACGTCGTCGCCGAGGTGCGCGACGAGCTGCTGCACCAGGCGGACGCCGCGATCGCCGCGGGCATCGCCCCGGAGCGGATCGTGCTGGACCCGGGCCTCGGCTTCGCGAAGAACGCGACCCACAACTGGGCGCTGCTGCGCGGGCTGCCGACCCTGCAGGACACCGGCTTCCGGGTCCTCGTGGGCGCCTCCCGCAAGCGCTTCCTCGGCGAGCTCCTCGGCGGCCGCGAACCCGCGGGCCGCGAGGTGGCGACCGCCGCCGTCTCCGCGCTCGCCGCGCAGGCCGGCGTGTGGGGCGTGCGCGTGCACGACGTGCGGTCGACGGCGGACGCCATCGCCGTGACCGAGGCCTGGACGAAAGGCGGTGCCTGA